The proteins below are encoded in one region of Dioscorea cayenensis subsp. rotundata cultivar TDr96_F1 chromosome 18, TDr96_F1_v2_PseudoChromosome.rev07_lg8_w22 25.fasta, whole genome shotgun sequence:
- the LOC120282822 gene encoding uncharacterized mitochondrial protein AtMg00810-like yields MKQHKEGKAILACVYVDDIIYTSSSKEMMIEFKRDMMKTYEMTDLGKLHYFLGLEVKQDDEGIFVSQAEYLEDLLKQCNMNGCRSEPTPMVYNLKLQVKDDSGHTDGRQYRTLIGKLMYLTRPA; encoded by the coding sequence ATGAAGCAACACAAAGAAGGGAAGGCAATTCTAGCATGTGTTTATGTGGATGACATAATCTACACCAGTTCATCCAAGGAGATGATGATTGAGTTCAAGAGGGATATGATGAAAACCTATGAAATGACTGATTTGGGAAAGTTGCACTATTTTTTGGGCCTTGAGGTGAAACAGGATGATGAAGGCATCTTTGTTAGTCAAGCAGAGTATCTTGAAGATCTATTGAAACAATGCAACATGAATGGATGTAGGTCTGAACCAACACCAAtggtttataatttaaaattacaagttAAAGATGATTCTGGGCATACTGATGGAAGACAATATCGAACTTTGATTGGGAAGCTTATGTATTTAACCAGGCCTGCCTAA